The Vibrio toranzoniae sequence GCATCAAACCAAAGCGAGAACGAGTGTCGATCACGGTAACAACATTGCCACGTAGGTTGATAATACCTAAAACATAGTCTGGAGCACCTGGTACTGGGGCAATTTCGCTATAACGTAGTACTTCACGAACCTGCATTACATTAATGCCGTAAGTTTCTTCTTCCAGCTGGAATGTCACCCATTGAAGTACTTCATCATTGGTTGGATCTTTTCTTACTTCAACTTCACTCATATGAGACATAGATAATCCTCTTGTCGTCGTTACCGACCACTATTATTAACTTGATGCGTTTATTGTACCAATCGTAGTACTAGCTCAATGCTTTTACATCTAGCCCTGCGTTTAACATGGCGACTAATGCTTCGACATGGATCAAAGCACACATTTTTTCTTTAACCATACCGGCGAGCCATGGGCGTTTTCCTGCCATTTCTCGCCAACGTACTTTATCTGCGTTCAACAGCTCTGTGCCTTTAAGCTCGGTACTCGCAAGCCCCCATAAGCTATCTCCAAGCATCACTATATATTGATAGTTTTCTTTATATTCGTCACCCGATAGTTTCTCAGACATCACCCATTTTGCGGTATCGACCACATCTAGCTGATTTTCACGGTTGGTTTGCAACCCCAGATACCAGGCAGGCTTACCAATAATGTGACTTAACTCTTCAAGGCGATGGATACCACCTAGCTCATCAAGCGGCACGGCGAAGGTCACACCATTAACTTCAAAATACAAGGCTTGAAAATCTTCCGTTCGAGCCGTGCTTTCCCACGAGGTAAACTTGTCAATACCTCCGGCTTGAGTTTCAAGTTCAACAGCCGTCTCAATTTTAGGATATTCAAGCTCAGTCTCTTCAGACTTAATTTCTGGTTGTTCAGCTTCAACTTGTTGCTGTTCAATTTGCTGTGATACAACTTGAGGTTCGACAGCAATGGATAATTCAGGTTCTGGAAGATTCCAATCTTGAATTTCTGGCTCTTCAAACAATTGAGCAGATGCCACCGCGACGTCAAACACCTGCATGTCTTCTTGCTGGGCGATTTTCTGAGTATTTTGATCCATCAATTCATCTAGATTCAGATCTTCTACTACATTAGTTGCCTCTAAACGACTCAGGAGTTTTTGAACATCCTCAAGATTCGGAACCTCAAACTCAGCCGCGCGAATTTCCGCGTAGCTTGAATGATGACTCGCCAATTGGCGCTCTGGCTCTGGCTCTGGCTCTGGCTCTGGCTCTGGCTCTGGCTCTGGCTCTGGCTCTGGCTCTGGCTCTGGCTCTGGCTCTGGCTCTGGCTCTTCAGATTGTGATTCGTCGCTAGATTCGTCAACAAAAAAATCATCAGATTCAAAACTCTCATCACCTAATAGCGCAGTAAAATAGTCGTCCAGCGCTTGTTCACTCGATAGACTTGTTGGCGCCATTGTTAATTCTTTATTCGCGCTCATTTATCGCCAACCTCTCGAGATAAATAAGCAGCTGTTTGTAAGCAAATACACCACGACTACCCGATGCAAAATGAGATGCTGGTAAGCGCTTTAGGCTTGCATCTCGAAATTTAGTATCAATCGGCACAGCTGACGTCCAAACTTGGTTCGGATAGTCATCTTTGAGTTGCGTTAATGTTTGCAATGAAGCCTTAGTTCGCTTGTCGTACATCGTCGGGACAATTGTCACCTTAAACGGGGTTTTACGAGACTTCTGCATGATAGTCAAAGTGCGGATCATGCGCTCTAAACCTTTCATCGCCAAAAACTCAGTCTGTACCGGAATCAAAATACGGTCGCTGGCCGCCAATGCGTTCACCATCATCACACCAAGAATTGGCGGACAGTCGATCAGCACGTAGTCATAGTCATCTTTCAACGCCGCTAAGGCACGCTTTAAAATTAAACCCATGCCGCTTCGATTACCCATCACACGGTCTAGTGTCGCCAGTGACATATGTGCAGGGATAATATCGATACTTTCGACCTCTGTTTGTAAGATCAAAGGTTTTACCGTCTGCGTGGTAAACTCACGCAGCTGAAACAGATCAAACAAGCTCGAT is a genomic window containing:
- a CDS encoding chemotaxis protein CheW yields the protein MSANKELTMAPTSLSSEQALDDYFTALLGDESFESDDFFVDESSDESQSEEPEPEPEPEPEPEPEPEPEPEPEPEPEPEPERQLASHHSSYAEIRAAEFEVPNLEDVQKLLSRLEATNVVEDLNLDELMDQNTQKIAQQEDMQVFDVAVASAQLFEEPEIQDWNLPEPELSIAVEPQVVSQQIEQQQVEAEQPEIKSEETELEYPKIETAVELETQAGGIDKFTSWESTARTEDFQALYFEVNGVTFAVPLDELGGIHRLEELSHIIGKPAWYLGLQTNRENQLDVVDTAKWVMSEKLSGDEYKENYQYIVMLGDSLWGLASTELKGTELLNADKVRWREMAGKRPWLAGMVKEKMCALIHVEALVAMLNAGLDVKALS
- a CDS encoding ParA family protein, translated to MIVWSVANQKGGVGKTTTTVTLAGLLALKGNRVLLVDTDPHASLTTYLGYDSDTVESSLFDLFQLREFTTQTVKPLILQTEVESIDIIPAHMSLATLDRVMGNRSGMGLILKRALAALKDDYDYVLIDCPPILGVMMVNALAASDRILIPVQTEFLAMKGLERMIRTLTIMQKSRKTPFKVTIVPTMYDKRTKASLQTLTQLKDDYPNQVWTSAVPIDTKFRDASLKRLPASHFASGSRGVFAYKQLLIYLERLAINERE